The Aureispira anguillae genome contains a region encoding:
- a CDS encoding sensor histidine kinase, translating into MIDSNSILNSLDDVVLLIDSDLIFRKYWANDECVLWEPLEQFLNKKIKEVFPCDQELNISKCIEHAFATQKNNQVIYYSKENDKHRCYRVKLNLIHTINNVGKKYMLLIVGDCTVEVEVKEQKRIFEGIVSQDWDAITFANLEGMVQYINPAANRLYGYKEKELIGQHVDIFNSQQEHDTEEIIQTIIDTGVWSGEMVQIRKDKTVFDAFLSVQLIKDSTGKPIGYASHSKDISGRKETAKKLKKIIEERETLLKEIHHRVKNNLQVVTSLLSLQANIIDDKKIKQIFEQSQYRINAMATIHKTLYQSEDFLTIGYGQYMKALAHYLILSIKGDDKNVALSIDAIDVKLNIDTAIPLGLLINEIITNSLKYGLKGDTKGEIYIKLKLLEYPNYLLHIGDNGVGFSNTINSKTTKSLGLKLICNLVRQLKGKITKKSTQKGTHYVIAFQEIV; encoded by the coding sequence ATGATAGACTCAAACTCTATTCTAAATTCATTAGATGATGTAGTGTTGTTGATAGATTCTGATTTGATTTTTCGTAAATATTGGGCTAATGATGAGTGTGTTTTATGGGAACCTTTAGAACAATTCTTGAATAAAAAGATTAAAGAAGTTTTTCCGTGTGATCAAGAGCTCAATATCAGCAAATGTATAGAGCATGCTTTTGCTACTCAAAAAAATAACCAGGTTATCTATTATTCTAAAGAGAACGACAAGCATAGGTGTTATAGAGTAAAGCTAAATCTTATTCATACTATTAATAATGTTGGCAAAAAGTATATGCTTTTGATTGTGGGCGATTGTACCGTAGAAGTTGAGGTAAAAGAACAAAAGCGTATTTTTGAAGGGATTGTTTCTCAGGATTGGGATGCAATTACTTTTGCCAATTTGGAAGGGATGGTACAGTATATTAATCCCGCTGCGAATCGTTTATATGGCTATAAAGAAAAGGAATTAATTGGGCAGCATGTTGATATTTTTAATAGCCAACAAGAGCACGATACCGAAGAAATTATTCAAACTATTATCGATACGGGGGTATGGTCAGGAGAAATGGTACAAATTCGTAAAGATAAAACGGTTTTTGATGCTTTTTTGTCTGTACAATTAATTAAAGATAGTACAGGAAAACCAATTGGTTATGCTTCTCATAGCAAGGACATATCAGGACGAAAAGAAACGGCAAAGAAACTCAAAAAAATTATTGAAGAGCGAGAAACCTTACTCAAAGAAATTCACCATAGGGTAAAAAATAACTTACAAGTTGTTACTAGTTTATTAAGTTTGCAAGCTAATATAATTGATGATAAAAAAATAAAACAAATATTTGAACAAAGTCAATATCGAATTAATGCAATGGCTACGATCCATAAGACGCTTTATCAATCGGAGGACTTTTTGACAATTGGCTATGGGCAATACATGAAGGCTTTGGCTCATTATTTAATACTTTCAATTAAAGGAGACGATAAAAATGTTGCGTTATCAATTGATGCTATTGATGTGAAATTAAATATTGATACTGCAATTCCCTTGGGGTTACTGATTAATGAAATTATTACAAACTCATTAAAATATGGGTTAAAAGGTGATACCAAAGGCGAAATTTATATTAAATTAAAGTTGCTAGAATATCCCAATTATCTTTTGCATATAGGGGATAATGGGGTAGGTTTTTCCAATACTATTAATTCGAAAACAACAAAATCCTTGGGACTTAAATTGATCTGCAATTTGGTGCGCCAACTAAAAGGAAAAATTACAAAAAAATCTACCCAAAAAGGAACGCATTATGTTATTGCCTTTCAAGAAATCGTCTAA
- a CDS encoding methyl-accepting chemotaxis protein: MNKKLLENIGGTTTLHSIVNHWYDRVLDDVMLAHFFELVNMEWLKQKMVHFLEVLLTNGRYEMGGQIQESHAELGIQMAHFNAFIGHLNMTLDELEIKEEYIEDIIDLVLETKEDVLSKKVEVEANNTPPNQNENMTTQKNGDYEALLQKALDASFARMEFDKEGRIVDVNQNFATILGYTDPSEIIDSHHSIFIEKEYKLSIDYEAFWTNLKKGIVQEGTFKHTTRDNRNIWVQAAYTPLLGDNGEIIRVIKIATDVTKEKENTMNAVGLKTAVDTSFARIEFDKNGNILDANDNFTKLLGYGDVSELRGQHHSIFVNERYKVSEDYQMFWANLNNGKSHTGEFERVLRDGTVVWIQAVYTPIRDENGAIEKIIKIATNITNQKQFLQEINKVIISAGEEGKLDARLDASQATGDWKELASSVNLLLESVAMPVMELSEVVGALAKGDLTERFDSFIEGDIKQLGDELNTAIDSINVLMGQISQIGNLVAASAEEMLVKGEEMKNTTQEVASATQQMAEGAQQQAQQTDEASKMMDNVLKAVDIMAEKAGLINESAVEGQKNSTEGLSTIKLVANSMNEIQDSAVSTSESIEILSERSEEIASALSVITDIAAQTNLLALNAAIEAARAGDAGRGFAVVAEEIRKLAEGSRKSAVDIEKVIKEVQKDILAASKAIDSMESNVKSGMAASREAEAVFENIESASNETLDLSKEIVEATEDQKESINATAKNIEKIVVVAEETASGTEQVASSSKVLSQGMNEVTATSEDLANVANQLQESISKFKLQ, from the coding sequence ATGAATAAGAAATTACTAGAGAATATTGGTGGAACAACAACACTTCATTCAATAGTTAATCATTGGTACGACCGAGTACTAGATGATGTAATGTTAGCGCATTTTTTTGAGTTAGTAAATATGGAGTGGCTGAAGCAAAAAATGGTTCACTTCTTAGAAGTTTTGCTCACAAATGGGCGTTACGAAATGGGAGGGCAAATTCAGGAATCACATGCTGAATTGGGAATACAGATGGCTCATTTTAATGCTTTTATAGGTCATTTGAATATGACTTTGGATGAATTAGAGATTAAGGAAGAATATATAGAAGATATTATAGATCTGGTATTAGAAACCAAGGAAGATGTATTGTCTAAAAAAGTAGAAGTAGAGGCAAATAATACTCCTCCTAATCAAAATGAAAATATGACTACCCAAAAGAATGGAGACTATGAAGCATTATTGCAAAAAGCATTAGATGCTTCTTTTGCTAGAATGGAGTTTGATAAAGAGGGACGGATTGTTGATGTTAACCAAAACTTTGCCACTATCTTAGGCTATACAGATCCAAGTGAGATCATTGATAGTCATCATTCCATTTTTATTGAGAAGGAATACAAGTTATCTATAGACTATGAAGCGTTTTGGACTAATTTAAAAAAAGGTATTGTTCAGGAAGGGACATTTAAACATACTACAAGAGACAATAGAAATATTTGGGTGCAAGCAGCTTATACTCCTTTGCTTGGGGATAATGGTGAAATCATTCGAGTTATTAAGATTGCTACAGATGTTACCAAAGAAAAAGAAAATACAATGAATGCTGTAGGTTTAAAAACAGCTGTGGATACTTCTTTTGCTCGAATTGAGTTTGATAAAAATGGAAACATACTTGATGCCAATGACAACTTTACCAAATTATTGGGCTATGGTGATGTTTCTGAATTGAGAGGACAACACCATTCTATTTTTGTCAATGAACGTTATAAAGTGTCTGAGGATTATCAGATGTTTTGGGCAAACTTAAACAATGGGAAAAGTCACACAGGCGAATTTGAGCGGGTTCTACGAGATGGAACAGTTGTTTGGATACAGGCTGTTTATACTCCTATTAGAGATGAAAATGGAGCCATTGAAAAAATAATAAAAATAGCAACCAATATTACCAATCAAAAACAATTCTTACAAGAAATTAATAAAGTAATTATTTCGGCAGGGGAGGAAGGTAAGTTAGATGCTCGATTGGATGCTAGTCAAGCTACTGGTGATTGGAAAGAGTTGGCGAGTTCAGTTAATCTTTTGTTAGAATCTGTAGCAATGCCTGTGATGGAGTTGAGTGAGGTTGTTGGCGCTTTGGCAAAAGGAGATCTAACAGAACGTTTTGATTCTTTTATTGAGGGGGATATTAAACAATTGGGGGATGAACTGAATACAGCAATTGATAGTATCAATGTTTTGATGGGTCAAATTTCTCAGATTGGCAATTTAGTTGCCGCTTCAGCAGAAGAAATGTTGGTGAAGGGAGAAGAAATGAAAAATACGACCCAAGAGGTGGCTTCTGCTACTCAGCAAATGGCAGAGGGAGCGCAACAACAGGCACAGCAGACGGATGAGGCGAGTAAAATGATGGATAATGTGCTTAAGGCTGTAGATATTATGGCCGAAAAAGCAGGCTTGATCAATGAATCAGCCGTGGAAGGGCAAAAAAATTCTACCGAAGGTTTGTCTACCATCAAACTGGTTGCCAACAGCATGAATGAAATTCAGGATTCTGCGGTTAGTACTTCAGAGTCTATTGAGATATTATCTGAACGTTCTGAGGAAATTGCCAGTGCGTTGTCTGTGATTACAGATATTGCTGCACAAACAAACTTATTGGCGTTGAATGCTGCAATTGAAGCCGCTAGGGCTGGGGATGCTGGTAGAGGATTTGCGGTTGTTGCTGAAGAAATTCGAAAATTGGCAGAGGGCTCTAGAAAATCTGCTGTGGATATCGAAAAGGTAATTAAGGAAGTCCAAAAAGATATTTTGGCAGCCTCCAAAGCGATTGATAGCATGGAATCAAATGTGAAAAGTGGAATGGCAGCTTCTAGAGAGGCAGAGGCGGTATTCGAAAACATTGAAAGCGCCAGTAACGAAACACTTGATTTGTCAAAAGAAATTGTAGAAGCAACAGAAGACCAAAAGGAGTCGATTAATGCTACTGCCAAAAATATAGAAAAGATTGTAGTGGTTGCTGAAGAAACGGCTTCGGGAACAGAACAAGTCGCTAGTTCTAGTAAGGTGTTGAGCCAAGGAATGAACGAGGTAACGGCTACTAGTGAGGACTTGGCAAATGTTGCCAATCAGTTACAAGAAAGTATTTCTAAATTCAAACTTCAATAA
- a CDS encoding chemotaxis protein CheW, with translation MSDKTEYTIEDVKREAANHQQNKEQSELMQLIIFKLGGEEYGLSIDQIKEVVLTPKVAKMPQTPPYIKGVANIRGTIIAIMDLEQKFGLGEEQEEEQALNYTLVVENETVKVGILVKEVPNTLTIEVDDIDKASTLVQYSSLDASCLIGVVNVGERMIILMDMIKLIETEGVKTSYT, from the coding sequence ATGTCTGATAAAACAGAATATACTATTGAAGATGTCAAGCGGGAAGCGGCAAATCATCAACAAAACAAAGAGCAGTCAGAGCTGATGCAGTTGATTATTTTTAAGCTTGGAGGAGAAGAATATGGGCTTTCTATTGACCAAATCAAGGAGGTTGTACTCACTCCTAAAGTAGCAAAAATGCCACAAACGCCTCCTTATATCAAAGGCGTTGCCAATATCCGTGGAACCATTATTGCCATTATGGATTTGGAGCAAAAATTTGGTTTGGGAGAGGAACAGGAAGAGGAACAAGCACTTAATTATACGCTGGTGGTAGAAAATGAGACGGTTAAAGTTGGGATATTGGTCAAAGAGGTTCCCAATACATTAACTATAGAGGTGGATGATATTGACAAGGCATCTACCTTGGTTCAGTATTCTTCTTTGGATGCAAGTTGTTTGATTGGGGTGGTTAATGTTGGTGAACGGATGATTATTTTAATGGATATGATAAAATTGATAGAAACAGAAGGCGTAAAAACTTCTTACACTTAG
- a CDS encoding DUF7793 family protein: MEYKTRSIQITVRPDDIVEVTNLENWNEPDTLETAQENIAMMETAMDGKRRAIMVHLPNTYTSKEILEYYYNANVGEIARAFVANSFASKVVGNLYLKLAGKATKPTGVQFKIFSQRTKAIKWLLERIKEDKGNKLA; this comes from the coding sequence ATGGAGTATAAAACAAGATCGATACAAATTACTGTTCGACCAGATGACATTGTTGAGGTTACAAACCTAGAGAACTGGAATGAGCCAGATACCTTAGAAACTGCCCAAGAGAATATAGCAATGATGGAAACTGCGATGGATGGAAAACGTCGGGCTATTATGGTACATCTTCCTAATACTTATACCAGTAAGGAAATTTTGGAATATTATTATAATGCCAATGTAGGTGAAATTGCTAGAGCTTTTGTAGCGAATTCGTTTGCTTCTAAGGTGGTTGGAAATCTTTATTTGAAATTGGCAGGAAAGGCGACTAAACCTACTGGAGTACAGTTTAAGATTTTTTCTCAAAGAACGAAGGCTATTAAATGGTTGTTAGAAAGAATTAAAGAGGACAAGGGCAACAAACTAGCCTGA
- a CDS encoding response regulator, whose amino-acid sequence MSKRVLIVDDSLYMRTMINSALTSAGYEVVGQAANGESAIDMAMDLLPDLITLDNILPDMIGTDILRVLKEDENIPSKVIMISAVGQDSVIQEGMSLGAAAYIVKPFTTESLLEIINKEMED is encoded by the coding sequence ATGAGTAAACGAGTTTTAATTGTAGATGATTCTTTATACATGCGTACGATGATTAATTCAGCATTAACATCGGCAGGGTATGAGGTGGTTGGTCAAGCAGCAAATGGAGAATCTGCAATTGATATGGCAATGGACTTGCTTCCTGATTTGATTACCTTGGATAATATTTTGCCAGATATGATTGGAACAGATATATTAAGGGTATTAAAAGAAGATGAAAATATTCCATCGAAAGTGATTATGATTAGTGCTGTAGGACAAGATTCTGTCATTCAAGAAGGAATGAGTTTGGGAGCAGCTGCTTATATTGTCAAACCTTTTACGACCGAAAGCTTATTGGAAATAATTAATAAGGAAATGGAAGATTAA
- the cheB gene encoding chemotaxis-specific protein-glutamate methyltransferase CheB, protein MDSKKQINVLVADDSALMRILISDIIEKDKSIHVIGQVNNGKAAYWSTKELKPDVVLMDMTMGEYDGIYGVTKIMEDCPTPIIILSAVGNTDMEPIMKSLELGAIDYLNKPAKNRVNMNEVKVALINKIKMASQIVLPQPDKSDHAVNINEHSFGSEISYDCIVLGASTGGPRAIEKILTQLPRNLTVPVIIAQHMPASFVASFAERLNLLTPLNVVVASNEAVVEGGNVYLAPGDANLVVIKKGGTMVFGSTSKLFLAYNNPSVDGLMLSVAKAYKHKAIGIVLTGMGKDGSIGLKAIKDAGGYTIAQSEASCIVYGMPKAAWANGAVQQMVHLDEIAGFLVSCLA, encoded by the coding sequence GTGGACAGTAAAAAACAGATTAATGTATTGGTTGCAGATGATTCTGCATTGATGCGTATTCTGATAAGCGACATTATTGAAAAGGATAAATCTATCCATGTGATTGGCCAGGTTAATAATGGCAAAGCTGCTTATTGGTCAACCAAAGAATTGAAACCCGATGTAGTTTTGATGGATATGACGATGGGAGAATATGATGGAATTTATGGCGTTACCAAAATAATGGAAGATTGTCCAACACCTATTATCATTTTATCGGCTGTTGGTAATACAGATATGGAACCCATCATGAAAAGCTTGGAATTGGGAGCTATTGATTATCTCAATAAACCAGCTAAAAATCGGGTGAATATGAATGAGGTAAAGGTAGCCTTGATTAACAAGATAAAAATGGCAAGCCAAATTGTTTTACCTCAACCAGACAAGAGCGACCATGCAGTAAATATCAATGAGCATTCTTTTGGCTCAGAAATATCTTATGACTGTATTGTTTTAGGGGCTTCTACTGGTGGTCCTAGAGCAATTGAAAAAATATTGACACAGTTGCCTAGAAATTTAACGGTTCCTGTCATTATTGCACAACATATGCCAGCCAGCTTTGTGGCTTCTTTTGCCGAAAGGTTAAATCTATTGACTCCATTGAATGTTGTGGTTGCCTCTAATGAGGCTGTTGTAGAGGGAGGAAATGTCTACTTGGCGCCAGGAGATGCTAATTTGGTGGTTATTAAGAAAGGAGGAACGATGGTTTTTGGATCAACCTCTAAACTGTTTTTAGCCTATAATAACCCTTCTGTAGATGGTTTGATGCTTTCTGTTGCAAAAGCTTACAAACACAAGGCAATAGGGATTGTGCTAACAGGAATGGGAAAGGATGGTTCTATAGGGCTCAAGGCAATTAAGGATGCAGGAGGCTATACGATTGCTCAGAGTGAAGCATCTTGTATTGTTTATGGAATGCCCAAAGCGGCATGGGCTAATGGAGCGGTTCAGCAGATGGTTCATTTAGACGAAATTGCTGGTTTTTTAGTTAGTTGTTTGGCTTAA
- a CDS encoding chemotaxis protein CheA, giving the protein MAKEEEYKEMFLAEAQESYEELNRLFTELEKNNQSQSAVHAIFRITHTLKGNAMGMGFEPISELSHVMEDIFNEVKLGRMTLDSALFQSLFRANDVLGALIEAIKTNEVVRYKGIRTKLQVALRKAKAFYEAQNASTVAKEETTTTEPVETKEAEKVVDAQDEEEDDEIEPTEAGPKIILSDMVQVPVRKLDDLLNIVGELIIEKDTLLSRFSEENRSSSELARLHRLTSDLQYSVMDVRLVQVGFLFNKFHRVLRDAAVAEKKKVDLVLEGTESEIDRNVLKTMSDSLVHLVRNAVSHGIEPPEERIRLGKPERGTVTLRARNEKDTVFIEICDDGYGINVEKIKQKAISKGLIPKDYAPLITDDEVLLCIFEPGFSNAEVVTEISGRGVGLDVVRMAVESIGGKISIETELGKGSTFILGLPSSMAVKAALLFELGGQEFAIALAYTSAVVAMQKSEIHKMNTGLIATYLGKTISIVFLSDLFAMESMKEIDKKGAFYQQFDQLEGDPKLDIVIVSYNNRLVGLVVDKLMQQKEIVEKKLPPPIDNVALFSGVTILGTGRMCLVLDIVSILSHLFREKRISANMAILR; this is encoded by the coding sequence ATGGCAAAAGAAGAGGAATATAAAGAAATGTTTCTAGCGGAGGCTCAAGAAAGTTATGAGGAGCTGAATCGCTTATTTACAGAGCTGGAAAAAAACAACCAGAGCCAATCTGCTGTGCATGCTATTTTTAGAATTACGCATACGTTAAAAGGGAATGCAATGGGTATGGGCTTTGAGCCTATTTCTGAACTGAGCCATGTGATGGAGGACATCTTCAATGAAGTGAAATTAGGGCGAATGACATTGGACAGTGCCTTGTTTCAGTCTCTATTTAGAGCAAATGATGTTTTAGGTGCATTAATAGAGGCGATTAAAACCAACGAAGTTGTTCGTTACAAAGGTATTCGAACAAAGTTACAAGTTGCTCTAAGAAAAGCTAAGGCTTTTTATGAAGCGCAAAATGCTTCTACTGTTGCTAAAGAGGAGACTACTACTACCGAACCTGTCGAAACGAAGGAAGCGGAAAAAGTTGTTGATGCTCAGGATGAAGAAGAAGATGACGAAATAGAACCTACAGAGGCAGGACCTAAAATTATTTTGTCGGACATGGTTCAGGTGCCTGTCCGAAAGTTGGATGATTTGCTAAATATAGTAGGAGAGTTGATTATTGAAAAAGATACACTGCTCTCACGATTTTCAGAAGAGAATAGAAGTAGTAGCGAACTGGCAAGATTACACCGTCTAACTTCGGATTTGCAATATAGTGTAATGGATGTGCGCTTGGTGCAGGTTGGTTTTTTGTTTAATAAATTTCATCGAGTTTTAAGAGATGCTGCTGTTGCAGAGAAGAAGAAAGTAGATTTGGTCTTGGAGGGCACAGAAAGCGAGATAGACCGAAATGTGTTGAAAACAATGAGTGACTCTTTAGTTCATTTGGTGAGAAATGCAGTAAGTCATGGTATCGAGCCACCTGAGGAACGTATTCGATTGGGAAAACCTGAACGAGGAACCGTTACCTTACGAGCAAGAAATGAAAAAGATACTGTATTTATAGAAATTTGTGATGATGGTTATGGGATTAATGTAGAAAAAATTAAACAAAAGGCAATTAGCAAAGGCTTGATTCCTAAAGATTATGCTCCTTTGATTACAGATGATGAAGTCTTGCTTTGCATTTTTGAACCTGGTTTCTCAAATGCTGAAGTGGTGACTGAAATTTCTGGACGTGGTGTAGGACTTGATGTTGTACGAATGGCGGTAGAATCCATTGGAGGAAAAATATCCATAGAGACCGAATTGGGAAAAGGGAGCACTTTTATTTTGGGCTTGCCTTCTTCAATGGCTGTCAAAGCTGCTTTGTTATTTGAATTGGGAGGACAGGAGTTTGCAATTGCATTGGCTTATACGAGTGCGGTTGTAGCTATGCAGAAATCAGAGATTCACAAGATGAACACTGGGTTGATCGCAACGTATTTAGGAAAAACAATTTCAATTGTTTTCTTAAGTGATTTGTTTGCCATGGAATCGATGAAAGAAATAGATAAAAAGGGAGCTTTTTATCAACAATTTGATCAACTAGAGGGCGATCCTAAGTTGGATATTGTTATTGTAAGTTATAATAATCGTTTGGTTGGACTTGTCGTTGATAAATTGATGCAACAAAAAGAAATTGTAGAAAAAAAATTACCACCACCTATTGATAATGTAGCCTTGTTTAGTGGAGTTACTATTTTAGGTACAGGACGTATGTGTTTGGTGTTGGATATTGTGAGTATTTTGTCGCATCTATTTAGAGAAAAACGTATTAGTGCTAATATGGCTATCTTGAGATAG
- a CDS encoding CheR family methyltransferase — protein sequence MTKQSQRLQITDEELEAFTLAVKTRFGLDFTSYEKKSLKRGLVRLISKQDLKSMIGLWSKMLRDKTLIVSYIDELLVNLTEFFRNYDLWQKLKDEVLKKIWHHDHLTFWHAGCSTGEEIYTMAIVLKESFMLHKAQTLATDLSSKALAQAIEGKYNTILWNKYMNSYALYNPKGNGDRYFTKGEQVFYVREQLKKHVRFQRHNLVQDEMKETFKVIFCRNVMIYFDNVLKMKVLELFYDALEDDGFFIIGYYDMLPYESREMFTLYCPSTRIYTKNLNYKKENA from the coding sequence ATGACAAAGCAGTCTCAACGATTACAAATAACAGATGAAGAATTGGAAGCATTTACGTTGGCCGTTAAGACTCGTTTTGGATTAGATTTTACTAGTTATGAAAAAAAATCTTTAAAGAGAGGCTTAGTTCGGTTAATTTCTAAACAAGACTTGAAGTCAATGATTGGTTTGTGGAGCAAGATGTTGAGAGATAAAACCTTGATCGTTAGTTATATTGATGAGCTATTGGTCAATTTGACCGAATTTTTTAGAAATTATGACCTTTGGCAAAAACTAAAAGATGAGGTGCTAAAAAAAATATGGCATCACGATCATTTGACTTTCTGGCATGCTGGCTGCTCTACTGGAGAAGAAATTTATACCATGGCAATTGTCCTAAAAGAGAGCTTTATGTTGCACAAAGCACAAACTTTGGCAACCGATCTTAGTTCAAAGGCTTTGGCGCAGGCAATAGAAGGAAAGTACAATACGATACTTTGGAATAAGTATATGAATTCTTATGCTTTGTACAACCCCAAAGGCAATGGGGATCGTTATTTTACAAAAGGGGAGCAAGTTTTTTATGTGAGAGAACAGCTCAAAAAACATGTAAGGTTTCAGCGCCATAATTTGGTGCAAGATGAAATGAAAGAAACATTTAAGGTGATTTTTTGCCGAAATGTAATGATCTATTTTGACAATGTGTTAAAAATGAAAGTTTTAGAGCTTTTTTATGATGCACTGGAGGATGATGGCTTTTTCATTATAGGTTATTACGACATGTTGCCTTATGAATCTAGAGAGATGTTTACCTTATATTGTCCTTCAACTAGAATTTACACTAAAAATTTAAACTATAAAAAAGAAAACGCTTAA
- a CDS encoding STAS domain-containing protein, with amino-acid sequence MEIVSTKHEDKLVLGFNGQLDTGTAPKVEIEVNKYLENNQKVIFNLEATTFVSSAGLRVFLGTAKKLKASGGLFRICNANDVVQEILDISGFSQILDIKGNLEEALMDF; translated from the coding sequence ATGGAAATTGTCAGTACAAAACATGAGGATAAGTTGGTTTTGGGGTTTAATGGTCAGTTGGATACAGGAACTGCACCCAAAGTCGAGATTGAGGTAAATAAATATTTAGAAAATAATCAAAAAGTTATTTTTAACTTAGAAGCAACTACCTTTGTTAGTAGTGCAGGTTTACGTGTCTTTTTGGGTACTGCTAAGAAATTAAAAGCATCTGGTGGCTTGTTTAGAATTTGCAATGCAAATGATGTTGTGCAAGAAATTTTGGATATTTCAGGATTTAGCCAAATTTTAGATATTAAAGGAAATCTAGAGGAAGCATTAATGGACTTTTAA
- a CDS encoding PP2C family protein-serine/threonine phosphatase, translated as MAEQSKRYDQIDELLAQKEQEIAILKEEKVRMEKELNLAKDIQLNMIPISHPNFSGRTDFELYAKLISAREVGGDFYDYYLLDDDHLGIVIGDVSGKGVAAGFMMAVCKALLKSRATTDFSPASIISHVNQEMAVNNPNYMFTTVFFGMLNLTTRELVYTNAGHNPTYIRKKDGTLLKLGTLHGPVVAAMEDLVYGETKVQLDHGDVIFAYTDGITEAHNSASELFSELRLCQSLEKPFKNVKETVEQIFMDILLFERGAEQFDDITALCVELKG; from the coding sequence ATGGCAGAGCAATCTAAACGATATGATCAAATTGATGAATTGTTAGCTCAGAAAGAGCAAGAAATAGCAATTCTGAAGGAAGAAAAGGTAAGGATGGAGAAAGAGCTGAATCTAGCTAAAGATATTCAGTTGAATATGATTCCAATCAGTCACCCCAATTTTTCAGGGAGAACCGATTTTGAGTTATATGCAAAACTAATTTCAGCTAGAGAAGTTGGTGGGGATTTTTATGATTATTATCTGTTAGACGATGATCATTTGGGGATTGTGATTGGAGATGTTTCGGGAAAAGGAGTTGCTGCAGGATTTATGATGGCGGTTTGTAAGGCGCTCCTAAAATCTAGGGCAACTACTGATTTTTCTCCTGCTAGTATTATCAGTCATGTCAATCAAGAAATGGCAGTCAATAACCCCAATTATATGTTTACGACTGTTTTTTTTGGAATGCTAAACTTGACAACTAGAGAATTGGTCTATACAAATGCAGGGCATAATCCTACTTATATTCGAAAAAAGGATGGAACATTACTAAAGTTAGGAACTTTGCATGGTCCAGTAGTCGCTGCAATGGAAGATCTAGTTTATGGCGAAACAAAAGTTCAGTTGGATCATGGAGATGTGATTTTTGCTTATACAGATGGTATTACAGAAGCGCATAATAGTGCTTCTGAGTTATTCTCAGAATTGCGATTGTGCCAATCTTTGGAAAAACCATTTAAAAATGTCAAAGAGACGGTAGAGCAAATTTTTATGGATATTTTATTATTTGAAAGAGGCGCAGAGCAATTTGATGATATTACAGCTCTATGTGTTGAATTAAAAGGATAA
- a CDS encoding ATP-binding protein: protein MAEVHSKKIIIKNTIEEVQKAIAAFESFAMIHSVSKPIMIKVNIVLDELLSNIVKYSFPDGEEHDIDIMLELFTTGKLTIQLTDAGVPFNPFDAPEPDLSIPLEDRDIGGLGILLVKKLMDEYSYKRQVNLNITSMIKNNV, encoded by the coding sequence ATGGCAGAGGTTCATTCTAAGAAAATTATAATAAAAAATACGATAGAAGAGGTACAGAAAGCAATTGCTGCTTTTGAATCTTTTGCAATGATTCATTCTGTGTCTAAGCCAATTATGATAAAAGTCAATATTGTGCTGGATGAATTGCTATCGAATATAGTAAAATATAGTTTCCCCGATGGGGAAGAACATGATATTGATATTATGTTGGAATTGTTTACAACTGGAAAATTGACCATTCAGCTGACGGATGCAGGAGTCCCCTTTAACCCCTTTGACGCTCCTGAGCCTGATTTGTCTATTCCGTTAGAAGATCGAGACATAGGAGGTCTAGGAATTTTATTGGTCAAGAAACTAATGGATGAATACAGTTATAAGCGACAGGTAAATTTGAATATAACTTCAATGATTAAAAATAACGTTTAA